Proteins from one Cryptomeria japonica chromosome 4, Sugi_1.0, whole genome shotgun sequence genomic window:
- the LOC131874740 gene encoding cysteine-rich receptor-like protein kinase 44, producing the protein MHGFSPEPAFMGEQNLVFSLQALVEATDNFNDNNKLGQGGFGAVYKGITSDGNEIAVKKLSAKSKQGKKEFMNEVKLVANVQHRNLARLLGCCVEGNERLLVYDYFPNKSLDTFLFDVEKRKELDWEKRYNIIIGIARGILYLHQESQLRIIHRDIKANNILLDHKLNPKIADFGLAKLFPEDKTHIHTRVAGTYGYMPPEYAMRGQLSVKVDVYSFGVVLLEIISGRKNNDNHLPYDMQHLVEWAWKLFQGGNALNMADSEASGVSEEEALRCIHVGLLCVQANATFRPVMSDVITMLSSSSVTLPNPSKPAFVSTGESHSLKPEPMSMSSWGNDEDKIVTTSQISGATTTSSPGIRSVNEASITEVEAR; encoded by the exons ATGCATGGATTTTCCCCTGAACCTGCGTTCATGGGAGAGCAAAACCTTGTCTTCAGCTTACAAGCTCTAGTAGAAGCTACAGATAATTTTAATGACAACAATAAGCTTGGACAGGGAGGCTTTGGTGCGGTATACAAG GGGATAACTAGTGATGGAAATGAAATAGCAGTGAAGAAACTTTCTGCCAAATCTAAACAAGGAAAGAAAGAATTTATGAATGAAGTAAAATTGGTGGCGAACGTTCAGCACCGAAACCTTGCAAGGCTGCTAGGCTGTTGCGTAGAGGGAAATGAAAggttgcttgtttatgattatTTTCCAAACAAGAGTTTAGACACATTTCTTTTTG ATGTAGAGAAGCGTAAAGAGCTAGACTGGGAAAAGCGTTATAACATCATCATTGGAATTGCTCGTGGAATTCTCTACCTTCACCAGGAGTCACAGTTGAGAATCATTCATAGAGATATTAAAGCGAACAATATTTTGCTTGACCACAAACTCAATCCAAAGATAGCTGACTTTGGTTTAGCTAAACTTTTTCCCGAAGACAAGACACATATCCATACCAGAGTTGCAGGCACATA TGGTTACATGCCTCCAGAGTATGCAATGCGAGGACAGCTGTCAGTTAAAGTAGACGTTTACAGTTTTGGAGTAGTTCTGCTCGAGATCATAAGTGGAAGAAAAAACAATGATAATCATCTTCCCTACGATATGCAACACCTTGTAGAATGG GCATGGAAACTGTTCCAGGGAGGAAATGCACTGAATATGGCAGATTCAGAGGCATCTGGAGTCAGTGAGGAGGAGGCCTTAAGATGCATCCATGTTGGTCTTCTGTGTGTACAAGCTAATGCAACATTTCGTCCAGTTATGTCTGATGTTATTACAATGCTCTCAAGCAGTTCAGTGACATTACCAAATCCTTCAAAACCTGCTTTCGTAAGTACTGGTGAGAGCCATTCTCTAAAACCAGAACCAATGTCAATGTCAAGCTGGGGAAATGACGAGGATAAAATCGTAACAACATCACAGATTTCTGGGGCAACTACAACATCTTCACCAGGGATTCGTTCAGTAAATGAAGCTTCCATTACTGAAGTAGAAGCTAGGTGA
- the LOC131874920 gene encoding cysteine-rich repeat secretory protein 55-like: MLKCVVEAKKTIHDLCPNDIGGKIWLDDCFMRYQNYNFISRLDTNRIILVNTMDISKSRDAFENTTSSLLSNLSDTACIPANKGVAAGTAKYNATGILNGLVQCCRDISIEDCRTCLSKARANLSNCCSTKQGAQFLSASCRARYEIYPILDSQQSPSPSPSPEESVHPTTSTPEKKSSKTLPIVLGLVEASF; the protein is encoded by the exons ATGCTCAAATGTGTGGTGGAAGCAAAGAAAACCATTCACGACCTTTGCCCCAACGACATAGGTGGGAAAATATGGCTGGATGACTGCTTCATGCGCTATCAAAACTATAATTTCATTTCAAGACTAGATACTAATAGAATTATCTTAGTGAACACGATGGATATTAGTAAAAGTAGAGATGCTTTCGAGAACACAACCAGCAGCCTTCTGTCGAATCTGTCTGACACAGCTTGCATCCCTGCAAATAAGGGTGTCGCTGCTGGAACAGCCAAATATAATGCTACTGGAATATTAAATGGTTTAGTTCAGTGTTGTAGAGATATATCAATAGAAGATTGCAGAACATGTTTGTCTAAAGCAAGAGCAAATCTGAGCAATTGCTGTTCTACAAAACAAGGAGCCCAGTTTCTGAGCGCGAGCTGCAGGGCAAGATATGAGATATACCCAATTTTGGACTCTCAACAAtcgccctctccctctccctcccctgaGGAGTCCGTACATCCAACTACTTCCACACCAGAAA AAAAGTCCTCGAAAACATTACCTATCGTTCTGGGGCTTGTGGAGGCATCATTCTAG